One Alicyclobacillus acidoterrestris DNA window includes the following coding sequences:
- a CDS encoding DUF2273 domain-containing protein — MNWLRHALGWFIGLPRRYHGVMVGCLFWLFWMVFGFWRTLLLLVLAGVGYVVGRILEENQSWRAILDKLLSERFTE, encoded by the coding sequence ATGAACTGGCTTCGGCATGCCCTTGGCTGGTTCATCGGATTGCCACGACGTTATCACGGCGTCATGGTTGGTTGCCTATTTTGGCTGTTTTGGATGGTTTTTGGTTTTTGGCGGACGTTGTTACTGCTCGTCCTTGCGGGCGTGGGATATGTCGTCGGCCGGATTTTAGAAGAGAATCAGTCTTGGCGTGCAATTTTGGATAAACTGTTGTCAGAACGATTTACGGAGTGA
- the accC gene encoding acetyl-CoA carboxylase biotin carboxylase subunit produces the protein MFKRVLIANRGEIAVRIIRACRELGIETVAVYSAADSDALHVRLADEAYCIGPASAKQSYLHIPSIMSVAVLRDVDAVHPGYGFLAENSDFAEACEACGITFIGPSPHAIDMMGDKAVAKETMKAAGVPTVPGSDGLIESVDEAVDIAQKIGYPVIIKATAGGGGKGIRVVHDESMLRQAVVTAQREAESAFGNAGVYIEKYIEHMRHVEIQVLADRHGNVIHLGERDCSVQRRLQKLVEEAPCPVLDEETRKRMGDAAVAAARAVDYVGAGTIEFIYSNDGNFYFMEMNTRIQVEHPVTEWVTGVDLVREMILAAAGEPLSVKQEDIVLRGHAIECRINAEDPARQFMPSPGTLQSYLPPSGNGVRVDSACYPGYTISPFYDSMIAKLIVWAPDREQAIARMLRALEEFDIEGVKTTIPFHVALLQNEKFREADVSTRFLEENQIL, from the coding sequence ATGTTTAAACGAGTTCTGATTGCCAACCGCGGAGAAATCGCCGTGCGGATCATTCGGGCGTGCCGTGAGCTTGGAATCGAAACGGTGGCGGTGTATTCCGCGGCCGATAGTGACGCTTTGCACGTGCGCTTGGCGGATGAGGCTTACTGCATAGGCCCTGCTTCTGCTAAGCAAAGTTATCTCCATATCCCAAGCATTATGTCGGTGGCTGTTTTACGCGACGTCGATGCAGTGCATCCTGGATATGGATTCCTCGCGGAAAACAGCGACTTTGCCGAAGCGTGTGAAGCCTGTGGCATCACGTTTATCGGACCCAGTCCGCACGCTATCGACATGATGGGGGACAAGGCGGTTGCCAAAGAGACGATGAAGGCAGCCGGCGTTCCTACGGTGCCTGGTAGTGACGGTCTGATTGAGAGTGTGGATGAAGCCGTCGATATCGCGCAAAAAATCGGGTATCCGGTGATTATTAAGGCGACAGCTGGCGGTGGCGGCAAGGGGATTCGCGTGGTGCACGACGAGTCGATGTTGCGGCAAGCGGTCGTCACGGCACAGCGTGAAGCGGAGTCGGCGTTTGGCAATGCTGGTGTGTATATTGAAAAATATATCGAACACATGCGCCACGTCGAGATTCAAGTGCTGGCCGACAGGCATGGCAACGTGATTCATCTTGGTGAGCGCGATTGTTCGGTGCAACGCAGGTTGCAAAAGCTCGTCGAGGAGGCACCTTGCCCCGTTCTTGATGAGGAGACGCGGAAACGCATGGGCGACGCTGCGGTCGCCGCTGCGCGCGCCGTCGATTACGTGGGCGCCGGGACCATCGAGTTTATTTACAGCAACGATGGGAACTTTTACTTTATGGAGATGAATACCCGAATTCAGGTCGAGCACCCTGTGACCGAGTGGGTTACCGGGGTCGATTTGGTCCGGGAAATGATTCTTGCTGCGGCAGGCGAACCGCTATCCGTCAAACAGGAAGATATTGTGTTGCGAGGACACGCGATTGAATGCCGCATCAATGCGGAAGATCCCGCAAGGCAATTTATGCCCTCGCCAGGGACGCTGCAATCTTACTTGCCGCCCAGCGGCAACGGTGTGCGCGTCGATTCGGCGTGTTACCCGGGATACACAATTTCTCCGTTTTACGATTCAATGATTGCCAAACTCATCGTCTGGGCGCCTGATAGGGAACAAGCGATTGCTCGGATGCTGCGGGCGCTGGAGGAGTTTGACATCGAAGGTGTCAAGACGACGATACCGTTTCACGTGGCGCTGCTGCAAAACGAGAAGTTCCGGGAGGCAGATGTGTCGACTCGCTTCCTCGAAGAGAACCAGATTTTGTGA
- a CDS encoding Asp23/Gls24 family envelope stress response protein gives MDDIADMEYELTEHGTVHIADEVIQIIAGLATSEVEGVAGMSGSFAGGLTESLTGRRNLGKGVRVEFTENDRSCVIDISVVLQFGVNIPDTSYQIQERVKNSVESMTGLSVARVNVQIVGIVFQSEKERVVDADQFERAERNPQL, from the coding sequence GTGGACGACATCGCAGACATGGAATATGAATTGACGGAACATGGTACCGTGCACATTGCGGATGAAGTCATTCAAATCATCGCAGGCCTAGCAACCAGCGAAGTTGAAGGCGTCGCTGGAATGAGTGGATCATTTGCTGGGGGACTCACGGAGTCTCTGACTGGCCGGCGCAATCTTGGCAAAGGCGTGCGGGTCGAGTTTACGGAGAACGACCGGAGCTGTGTCATCGATATTTCTGTTGTGCTCCAATTTGGCGTCAATATCCCGGATACGAGTTACCAGATTCAGGAGCGCGTAAAAAATTCTGTGGAGAGCATGACAGGATTGAGTGTTGCGCGCGTGAACGTACAAATTGTAGGTATTGTGTTTCAGTCTGAGAAAGAGCGCGTTGTAGATGCTGATCAATTTGAACGCGCAGAGCGGAATCCGCAATTATAA
- a CDS encoding NAD(P)/FAD-dependent oxidoreductase, with the protein MLIIGGGPTGLFAAFYSGMRNASCKIIDSLPELGGQLATLYPEKYIFDVAGFPKVQARELVNQLVEQAMQFKPGIHLNETVQTLVRRDDGLFELHTDKSVHLGRAIIICAGIGAFTPRPLPAASATNFEGRGVSYYIDKVENYRGKRVLVVGGGDSAVDYALMIEPVAESVTLIHRRDQFRAHEESVQKLHQSRVHIKTFTELSDVQGHGWVETAVLVNNQTQETETIDVDFIVSGLGFTASLGPIKEWGLEIEKNDIVVNTKMETNIPGVYAAGDVATYPGKLKLIATGFGEAPTAINNAKTYIDPKARLFPGHSTAMKR; encoded by the coding sequence ATGTTAATCATCGGCGGCGGGCCGACAGGTTTGTTCGCCGCATTTTACAGTGGCATGCGTAATGCATCTTGTAAAATTATTGATAGTTTGCCGGAATTGGGTGGACAACTCGCGACGTTGTACCCAGAGAAATATATTTTTGACGTTGCTGGCTTTCCGAAGGTACAGGCTCGTGAACTGGTCAACCAACTGGTGGAGCAAGCAATGCAGTTTAAGCCGGGTATCCATTTGAACGAGACCGTACAGACGTTGGTCCGTCGCGATGATGGACTGTTTGAGTTACACACGGATAAATCTGTTCACCTCGGCCGTGCGATTATCATCTGCGCGGGTATCGGGGCGTTTACGCCGCGTCCGTTGCCGGCAGCGAGTGCGACCAATTTTGAAGGTCGTGGGGTATCGTATTATATTGATAAGGTGGAAAATTACCGCGGGAAGCGGGTACTAGTCGTCGGTGGTGGCGATTCTGCGGTTGACTACGCCCTCATGATTGAGCCTGTTGCGGAATCCGTGACGCTGATTCACCGGCGTGATCAATTTCGGGCGCATGAGGAGAGCGTGCAAAAACTGCACCAGTCTCGTGTGCATATCAAAACCTTTACAGAGCTTTCCGATGTACAGGGGCATGGCTGGGTAGAAACTGCTGTGCTTGTCAATAATCAGACACAGGAGACGGAGACAATTGACGTTGATTTCATTGTCAGTGGTCTCGGTTTCACGGCATCACTTGGTCCTATTAAAGAATGGGGACTAGAAATCGAGAAGAACGATATTGTGGTGAACACGAAGATGGAGACCAACATCCCTGGCGTCTATGCGGCGGGTGACGTTGCGACCTATCCGGGCAAATTGAAACTCATTGCGACGGGCTTTGGCGAAGCGCCGACGGCGATTAACAACGCCAAGACCTATATTGACCCGAAGGCGCGTTTGTTCCCGGGCCACAGTACAGCAATGAAACGCTGA
- a CDS encoding stage III sporulation protein AF, with translation MTMLGEWMKQLIIIVMVSIIADMLLPTKAMQKYVRAVLGIAIIAAMIQPITPFFRQDWADKMATAAADEMLKDSSGGADTTANQSIVNYQHTLETQEESETNTMVADAILESLPKDLRSHVVHVAVNNASTPANLLATVDVDTANPTVCTQIRQHIKNTLEVSESQVVVRQNGGD, from the coding sequence ATGACAATGTTGGGCGAGTGGATGAAACAGCTAATTATCATTGTCATGGTAAGTATCATCGCCGACATGCTGTTGCCGACGAAAGCGATGCAGAAGTACGTTCGAGCCGTCCTTGGCATCGCGATTATCGCGGCGATGATCCAGCCAATTACCCCGTTTTTCCGTCAGGATTGGGCGGACAAAATGGCCACTGCAGCCGCCGACGAGATGCTCAAGGACAGCTCGGGTGGGGCCGATACGACGGCCAATCAAAGTATCGTCAACTACCAGCACACATTGGAAACGCAAGAGGAGTCCGAGACCAACACCATGGTGGCAGACGCCATTCTGGAGTCGTTGCCCAAGGACTTGCGCTCGCATGTGGTGCATGTGGCGGTCAATAACGCATCGACGCCGGCGAACTTGTTGGCGACAGTCGACGTCGATACAGCGAATCCAACTGTCTGTACACAAATCCGTCAACACATCAAAAATACGCTCGAGGTTTCTGAGAGTCAGGTAGTCGTTCGGCAGAACGGAGGTGACTGA
- the xseB gene encoding exodeoxyribonuclease VII small subunit, whose translation MESKPDLTFEEAMKRLEDIVRQLESGALPLAESLERYQESMHLVKFCREQLDKAEFKLEQLSMDGDEAPSEPTEETSIE comes from the coding sequence GTGGAGAGCAAACCAGACTTGACATTTGAGGAAGCCATGAAGAGGCTGGAAGACATCGTCCGCCAGTTGGAATCGGGCGCATTGCCCCTGGCCGAGAGCTTGGAGCGGTATCAGGAGTCGATGCACCTGGTCAAATTTTGCCGTGAGCAGTTAGATAAAGCTGAGTTTAAACTGGAGCAACTTTCGATGGATGGTGATGAAGCGCCTTCCGAGCCGACTGAAGAAACTTCCATAGAATGA
- the amaP gene encoding alkaline shock response membrane anchor protein AmaP, with amino-acid sequence MSILDRILLFLLSIASLCLGVALALVGANVFGPDVQAYVEMSPVNVVAIVAGVIIVLIALRFLFYRVGRTPTTDYIALTGDHGQIRISFETLRQLANRRGNQVRGAQEFDTRIRQGQEGVVILVRMQVLPDIDIASTSREVQTVVKEYVEQHSGITVEQVFVHVTELSPHKQGKAWSGA; translated from the coding sequence GTGAGCATATTAGATCGGATTTTGCTGTTTTTACTTTCTATTGCGAGCTTGTGCTTGGGTGTGGCACTTGCACTTGTTGGCGCGAATGTGTTTGGCCCAGATGTACAAGCCTATGTAGAGATGAGCCCGGTCAATGTGGTTGCCATCGTGGCAGGTGTTATCATCGTTCTCATTGCCCTCCGTTTCTTGTTTTATCGTGTTGGCCGTACCCCGACGACCGATTACATAGCACTCACGGGTGATCACGGACAGATTCGAATCTCTTTCGAAACCCTGCGCCAATTGGCAAATCGTCGCGGTAACCAGGTTCGCGGCGCCCAAGAGTTCGACACACGGATTCGCCAGGGACAGGAAGGTGTTGTCATCTTGGTTCGGATGCAGGTTTTGCCGGACATCGATATTGCGTCCACGAGTCGCGAGGTGCAAACTGTCGTCAAGGAATACGTCGAGCAGCACAGCGGGATTACCGTTGAACAGGTCTTCGTTCACGTGACGGAGTTGTCACCACATAAACAAGGGAAAGCGTGGAGCGGCGCATGA
- the accB gene encoding acetyl-CoA carboxylase biotin carboxyl carrier protein, whose product MFKIGEIRELIRLLDETSLSEIHLESEDMKLHLKKPDPERVVQVAAPAPTAAVMPAAAPVQAPAPSAQPAVAAQEASGAAGRDSEEGVHVITSPMVGTFYRAPSPDAGPFVEVGQQVNSKTVVCIVEAMKLMNEIEAEVNGEVVEVLAQNGQLVEYGQPLFKIRLS is encoded by the coding sequence GTGTTTAAGATTGGTGAAATTCGCGAACTTATCCGATTGCTAGATGAAACGAGTTTGTCAGAAATTCATTTGGAATCAGAAGACATGAAGCTACATTTGAAAAAGCCTGATCCGGAACGGGTTGTGCAAGTTGCCGCCCCTGCGCCGACAGCGGCTGTGATGCCGGCAGCAGCACCCGTACAGGCGCCAGCGCCAAGTGCGCAACCTGCGGTTGCCGCACAAGAAGCTAGTGGGGCCGCTGGGCGCGACAGTGAGGAAGGAGTTCACGTCATTACCTCGCCGATGGTCGGCACGTTTTACCGTGCGCCGTCGCCTGATGCAGGTCCGTTCGTCGAAGTCGGACAGCAAGTGAACAGCAAAACGGTCGTTTGTATCGTAGAAGCGATGAAGCTGATGAACGAAATTGAAGCTGAAGTGAACGGCGAGGTCGTCGAGGTATTGGCCCAGAACGGTCAACTTGTCGAATATGGCCAACCGTTGTTCAAAATTCGGTTGTCATAA
- the nusB gene encoding transcription antitermination factor NusB: MTRHEARQCAVQALYQIDLGGSSAQEAIAFVLEDKSVSDSELAYIRTLVEGTRAQLVDIDERLTRTMERWSTERVGRVELNVLRLALYELMFDKSIPAATILDEAVRLAKGFASDKSGKFVNGVLAKVLPTVRPVADAESENGGKSERE; encoded by the coding sequence TTGACTCGACATGAAGCTAGACAGTGCGCTGTACAAGCTCTCTACCAGATTGATCTCGGCGGGAGTTCGGCGCAAGAAGCAATTGCCTTTGTGCTAGAGGACAAATCGGTATCAGATTCCGAACTGGCCTATATTCGCACATTGGTTGAGGGGACGCGGGCGCAGTTGGTCGATATCGACGAGCGTTTGACGCGTACCATGGAGCGCTGGTCCACGGAACGCGTTGGCCGCGTGGAATTGAACGTACTGCGTCTGGCGTTGTACGAATTGATGTTTGACAAGTCGATTCCTGCAGCGACCATTTTGGACGAAGCAGTCCGATTGGCGAAAGGGTTTGCGTCGGACAAGTCAGGCAAGTTTGTCAACGGCGTCTTGGCCAAGGTATTGCCGACGGTTCGTCCGGTGGCCGATGCGGAGTCGGAGAACGGTGGAAAGTCGGAACGAGAATGA
- a CDS encoding bifunctional 5,10-methylenetetrahydrofolate dehydrogenase/5,10-methenyltetrahydrofolate cyclohydrolase, with protein sequence MARILDGKAIAKQVKDELRQRVSQLRETGLVPKLVVVLVGDDAASASYVRSKSRAAQDVGIDAEVIQMPANIAEDELIRALERLNEDNTVHAVLVQLPLPAHLDTDRILMHVHPAKDVDGFHPVNIGRYATGTPLLWPCTTAGILEILERSEIPIAGRTAVIVGRSRIVGWPTAQLLLAHNATVIQCHRQTVNLREYTRQADILVAAAGQPSLIGPDDVKVGATVIDVGINRVGGHLVGDVDFAAVEEKAGAITPVPGGVGPLTVAMLMKNTVHLAEIHQREKEGFR encoded by the coding sequence TTGGCGCGGATCTTGGACGGTAAGGCGATTGCAAAACAGGTGAAAGATGAACTTCGACAACGGGTGAGCCAATTGCGTGAAACAGGTCTGGTGCCAAAATTGGTGGTCGTGCTGGTTGGCGATGATGCGGCATCCGCTAGTTACGTGCGCTCAAAATCACGAGCAGCGCAAGATGTGGGCATTGACGCCGAGGTCATTCAGATGCCTGCAAACATCGCGGAGGATGAGCTGATACGCGCCCTTGAGCGGTTGAACGAGGATAACACCGTGCATGCAGTGTTGGTGCAACTGCCGTTACCGGCACACCTGGATACTGACCGTATTCTGATGCATGTTCATCCGGCAAAAGACGTCGACGGGTTTCACCCAGTGAACATCGGACGCTACGCGACAGGGACGCCGCTTTTATGGCCATGTACCACTGCCGGGATCCTCGAAATCCTGGAGCGTTCGGAGATTCCAATCGCGGGACGTACTGCGGTTATCGTCGGTCGGAGTCGCATTGTCGGTTGGCCGACAGCACAGTTATTGTTAGCGCACAATGCGACGGTCATTCAGTGCCATCGCCAGACCGTCAATCTGCGTGAATACACGCGGCAGGCAGATATTTTGGTCGCGGCCGCTGGGCAACCGTCGCTGATTGGGCCTGACGATGTCAAGGTGGGTGCAACGGTTATCGATGTCGGCATCAATCGCGTCGGGGGCCACCTAGTCGGCGACGTCGATTTTGCGGCCGTCGAGGAGAAGGCGGGTGCCATCACACCTGTGCCGGGGGGCGTTGGGCCGCTCACGGTGGCCATGTTGATGAAGAACACCGTGCATCTCGCAGAGATCCACCAGCGGGAAAAGGAGGGATTTCGGTGA
- a CDS encoding SpoIIIAH-like family protein yields MVKRQTVWLSTMMVLSLMLIGYYTMNNQGGTAATQSSTGESVVTGATTPSSTTTAGTSSDKTSDSKTSSSSSATTSTATSDWYTNTQTTVQQQISAQIERQKAILANNNASPDQIASAGSQQDELENLWSGIQNATQMIVADGFKNAVIVPDTKLQKFTVYVQTNDLQKDDALKVMNIVSQQLDVSMLNISVKAHA; encoded by the coding sequence ATGGTAAAACGGCAGACAGTATGGCTTTCAACAATGATGGTGCTTTCGCTCATGCTCATCGGTTACTATACGATGAACAACCAGGGCGGCACGGCGGCGACACAGTCGAGCACTGGGGAATCGGTCGTCACGGGGGCCACGACGCCGTCATCGACCACGACGGCAGGGACGAGCTCCGACAAGACGAGCGACAGTAAGACGTCGTCTTCATCCAGTGCGACCACGAGTACCGCTACGTCTGACTGGTACACCAACACGCAGACGACTGTACAACAACAAATTTCTGCTCAAATTGAGCGACAGAAAGCCATTCTGGCCAACAACAACGCGTCTCCAGACCAGATTGCCTCGGCCGGAAGCCAGCAAGATGAGTTAGAGAACTTGTGGAGTGGCATTCAGAATGCGACGCAGATGATTGTAGCAGATGGGTTTAAGAATGCAGTGATCGTACCAGATACGAAACTGCAAAAGTTCACGGTTTACGTGCAAACCAACGACCTCCAGAAAGACGATGCCCTGAAAGTCATGAATATCGTCAGCCAGCAGCTCGACGTATCCATGCTGAATATCTCGGTCAAAGCACACGCCTGA
- the xseA gene encoding exodeoxyribonuclease VII large subunit: MIKDRLESDPNLLQCHVTGEISNFKHHSSGHMYFTLKDEQSRIRAVMFAGRNRRLRFRPEDGMRVICAGNVSVFDRDGQVQLYIEDMQPDGIGALYVQFEQLRNKLQAEGLFAASRKRPLPAYPTRIGVVTSPTGAVIRDICTTLQRRFPLADVILAPAAVQGAGAAETIVRGLQRLWRLEHPVDVIIVGRGGGSLEELWPFNEEVVARAIARSPIPVVSAVGHETDVTICDFVADVRAATPTAAAELVAPHHQDIQYQLTQALARSYGAVANRVQTAQKLLRTLEERPVLQAPKRMIDRERQSVDYIESRLREALVRPVRAARRQYAEVERRLLRVDLQRRMDTAKHQTSALHDRVKQSMRRNIERYGAQLDRQIGVLEAMNPLSVLRRGYSVVYDEVTDEIISSTAQLSPGQRIRIRVADGTVSANVNDDGGTYARGEQTRLDI, from the coding sequence ATGATCAAGGACCGGTTGGAGTCTGATCCGAATCTGCTCCAGTGTCACGTCACTGGGGAGATCTCGAACTTCAAGCACCACTCGAGCGGCCACATGTACTTTACGTTGAAAGACGAGCAGAGTCGCATTCGAGCGGTCATGTTCGCGGGCCGCAACCGCCGACTGCGGTTTCGACCGGAGGACGGGATGCGGGTGATTTGCGCCGGAAACGTCAGCGTGTTCGATCGCGATGGACAAGTTCAACTGTACATCGAGGATATGCAGCCGGACGGCATTGGCGCCCTGTACGTGCAATTTGAGCAGTTGCGCAACAAGCTGCAGGCCGAGGGGCTGTTTGCGGCGAGCAGAAAGCGCCCGTTGCCCGCGTATCCTACGCGCATTGGCGTGGTCACCTCCCCGACAGGCGCGGTCATTCGCGATATCTGCACGACCCTGCAGCGTCGCTTTCCACTCGCGGACGTCATTTTGGCACCTGCGGCCGTGCAGGGAGCAGGCGCGGCAGAGACGATTGTCCGGGGGTTGCAACGGCTGTGGCGGCTCGAGCATCCAGTCGATGTCATCATTGTCGGCAGGGGGGGCGGCTCGCTGGAAGAACTTTGGCCGTTCAACGAGGAAGTGGTGGCGCGCGCCATTGCGCGTTCGCCAATCCCTGTGGTGTCGGCGGTCGGCCACGAGACGGATGTGACCATCTGTGACTTTGTCGCCGATGTGCGGGCCGCGACGCCCACTGCTGCGGCAGAATTAGTGGCGCCGCACCATCAAGATATTCAGTATCAATTGACGCAGGCTTTGGCGAGATCGTATGGGGCAGTGGCCAATCGCGTGCAGACGGCACAAAAGCTCCTTCGCACACTCGAAGAGCGGCCCGTTTTGCAGGCGCCAAAGCGGATGATTGATCGCGAGCGGCAGTCGGTTGACTACATCGAAAGCCGCCTGCGCGAGGCGCTTGTCCGGCCGGTTCGCGCGGCGCGGCGACAATATGCTGAGGTCGAGCGACGGCTGCTGCGCGTCGATTTGCAGCGGAGAATGGATACTGCCAAACATCAGACAAGCGCATTGCACGACAGAGTCAAGCAGAGTATGCGCCGCAATATCGAGCGTTACGGTGCGCAGTTAGACCGTCAAATCGGCGTTTTAGAGGCCATGAACCCCCTCTCCGTCCTGCGAAGAGGATATAGCGTGGTCTATGATGAAGTAACAGATGAGATTATTTCCAGCACGGCACAGCTTTCCCCGGGTCAGCGGATTCGCATCCGCGTGGCAGATGGGACGGTGTCTGCAAACGTCAATGACGATGGAGGTACTTACGCGCGTGGAGAGCAAACCAGACTTGACATTTGA
- a CDS encoding Kae1-like domain-containing protein, whose protein sequence is MDTSNYTTSVCAVSAEQGELLASARMLLPVTSGQRGLRQSDALFFHVRQLPLVMGELMEQLHAKGIVPEWVMAGASVRPRPYASSYMPVFQAGTNFITAMAQALGIPVVRTTHQEGHLAAAEYFVPAQGARFVAVHISGGTSDVMLAERTEFGYKIDLVGEGMDLHAGQFVDRIGVRLGLSFPAGPALEQLAAMAVRDEESNSDFTLPSSIHGAKMSFSGPLSAAMRALDAGVPAPDVAYAVQMCIATSVAKAVEYCIRHGDSDVREVVVAGGVASNAVIREHVTDRLERRVRNVRVRFAPPEFARDNALGVARIAWRRYSFLRRG, encoded by the coding sequence ATGGATACCAGTAATTACACAACGTCTGTATGTGCGGTGTCCGCAGAGCAGGGGGAACTCCTCGCGAGTGCCAGAATGCTGCTGCCAGTGACATCGGGACAGAGAGGGCTTCGGCAATCCGATGCGCTCTTTTTTCACGTTCGGCAATTGCCGTTGGTGATGGGGGAGTTAATGGAACAACTTCATGCCAAGGGCATTGTACCAGAATGGGTGATGGCAGGCGCATCGGTTCGTCCTCGGCCGTACGCCTCGTCCTATATGCCTGTGTTTCAAGCAGGGACAAACTTCATTACGGCGATGGCACAGGCGCTTGGAATTCCTGTCGTGCGGACAACACATCAGGAAGGTCATCTAGCGGCGGCGGAATATTTCGTACCGGCGCAGGGCGCGCGTTTTGTGGCAGTACATATTTCCGGTGGAACCTCGGATGTGATGTTGGCCGAACGCACTGAGTTCGGCTACAAGATTGACTTGGTTGGGGAAGGCATGGATTTACACGCGGGGCAATTCGTCGATAGAATCGGGGTTCGTCTTGGACTGTCGTTCCCAGCTGGTCCCGCGCTTGAGCAACTCGCGGCGATGGCGGTGAGGGACGAAGAATCGAATTCGGATTTTACCTTACCTTCGTCCATTCACGGTGCAAAGATGAGTTTTTCTGGCCCCTTGTCGGCTGCGATGCGAGCCCTTGATGCTGGTGTTCCAGCGCCAGACGTGGCCTATGCAGTCCAGATGTGCATCGCCACGAGTGTGGCGAAGGCAGTTGAGTACTGCATTCGACACGGCGACAGCGATGTGCGAGAAGTTGTGGTAGCGGGTGGCGTCGCCTCGAACGCAGTCATTCGCGAGCACGTTACGGATCGACTGGAACGCCGGGTGCGGAATGTTCGGGTGCGCTTTGCACCGCCTGAATTTGCGAGAGACAATGCATTGGGTGTGGCGCGGATCGCGTGGCGTCGATATTCGTTTTTACGTCGCGGATGA